One segment of Neodiprion fabricii isolate iyNeoFabr1 chromosome 1, iyNeoFabr1.1, whole genome shotgun sequence DNA contains the following:
- the LOC124187710 gene encoding uncharacterized protein LOC124187710 → MTNPQRILVGQMCASLKTRKTNMEGLVREKTPLAALIAPVFSDESIKILTKGIRGVGSRKREVAQENDEGVAIASEKLTGPVLARVRQAVAENETQRKLQSFLKSQL, encoded by the exons ATGACGAATCCGCAGAGAATCTTGGTAGGGCAAATGTGCGCTTCTTTGAAAACAAGAAAGACCAACATGGAAG GTCTAGTCAGGGAGAAAACACCGTTAGCAGCACTGATTGCGCCCGTGTTCTCTGACGAGAGTATCAAAATCCTGACAAAGGGAATACGCGGGGTGGGATCCAGGAAGAGGGAAGTGGCGCAGGAAAACGACGAGGGCGTAGCTATCGCCTCCGAGAAGCTAACTGGCCCAGTTCTTGCCAGG GTCCGACAAGCGGTCGCTGAAAAtgaaacgcagcgaaaactgCAGTCTTTTTTGAAAAGTCAACTATAA
- the LOC124187705 gene encoding protein phosphatase 1 regulatory subunit 7-like isoform X1, with translation MANNGNYQRIDEEHGKASGEEDSEKEVPEIEDEKPGEILIIDPDTEEVDLNHSRLTKLENLEPLTKVKRLCFTWNLIKKIENLHTLTTLVELELRDNQITVIENLDALVNLEVLDLSFNRIKKLEGLDNLTKLDKLFLSSNRLSEIENLSHLKNLIILELGDNKIREIKNLDGLNNLTNLFFGKNKITTIQNLENLTNLKVISLQDNRLTKIENLQTLTKLEQLYLSENGLTCIQGLDNCPDITTLDVANNRIKKIQNIDHLNNLEDFWMNDNHVEDWATVENLTANKKLQTVYLERNPIAKDPNYRRKMKLLLPWLPQLDATLCR, from the exons ATGGCTAACAATGGTAATTATCAACGAATTG ACGAGGAACACGGCAAGGCGTCCGGTGAGGAGGATTCCGAAAAAGAGGTGCCGGAAATCGAGGATGAAAAACCGGGGGAAATATTGATTATCGATCCGGATACCGAG gAAGTGGATCTGAATCATTCTCGTTTGACAAAGTTGGAGAATTTAGAACCACTGACTAAAGTTAAACGTTTATGTTTCACGTGGAACTTGATAAAGAAGATTGAAAACTTACATACTTTAACTACACTAGTTGAACTGGAATTGCGCGATAATCAAATTACCGTTATAGAGAATTTAGATGCGCTTGTTAATCTCGA AGTCCTGGATCTTTCGTTTAATCGTATTAAGAAATTGGAGGGTTTGGATAATTTGACCAAATTAGATAAGCTGTTCCTTTCATCGAATAGATTATCCGAAATTGAGAATTTATCTCACCTGAAAAATCTTATCATTCTTGAACTGGGTGATAACaaaataagagaaattaaaaatctagaCGGGTTGAACAACCtgacgaatttatttttcggtaAGAACAAAATTACCACAatacaaaatctcgaaaatttgacaaatctCAAAGTAATCAGTCTGCAAGACAACCGtcttacaaaaattgaaaatttgcaaactcTAACCAAACTGGAGCAGCTCTACTTGTCAGAAAATGGCTTAACATGCATCCAAGGCTTGGATAATTGCCCAGATATAACAACACTTGATGTTGCTAAtaacagaattaaaaaaattcaaaacattgACCATTTGAATAACCTCGAAGATTTTTGG ATGAACGATAATCACGTAGAGGATTGGGCTACTGTGGAAAATTTGACAGCTAATAAAAAACTCCAAACAGTGTACCTGGAGAGGAATCCAATAGCGAAAGATCCGAATTATAGAcggaaaatgaaacttttacTACCTTGGCTTCCACAATTGGATGCGACACTATGTAGATGA
- the LOC124187705 gene encoding protein phosphatase 1 regulatory subunit 7-like isoform X2 produces the protein MANNDEEHGKASGEEDSEKEVPEIEDEKPGEILIIDPDTEEVDLNHSRLTKLENLEPLTKVKRLCFTWNLIKKIENLHTLTTLVELELRDNQITVIENLDALVNLEVLDLSFNRIKKLEGLDNLTKLDKLFLSSNRLSEIENLSHLKNLIILELGDNKIREIKNLDGLNNLTNLFFGKNKITTIQNLENLTNLKVISLQDNRLTKIENLQTLTKLEQLYLSENGLTCIQGLDNCPDITTLDVANNRIKKIQNIDHLNNLEDFWMNDNHVEDWATVENLTANKKLQTVYLERNPIAKDPNYRRKMKLLLPWLPQLDATLCR, from the exons ATGGCTAACAATG ACGAGGAACACGGCAAGGCGTCCGGTGAGGAGGATTCCGAAAAAGAGGTGCCGGAAATCGAGGATGAAAAACCGGGGGAAATATTGATTATCGATCCGGATACCGAG gAAGTGGATCTGAATCATTCTCGTTTGACAAAGTTGGAGAATTTAGAACCACTGACTAAAGTTAAACGTTTATGTTTCACGTGGAACTTGATAAAGAAGATTGAAAACTTACATACTTTAACTACACTAGTTGAACTGGAATTGCGCGATAATCAAATTACCGTTATAGAGAATTTAGATGCGCTTGTTAATCTCGA AGTCCTGGATCTTTCGTTTAATCGTATTAAGAAATTGGAGGGTTTGGATAATTTGACCAAATTAGATAAGCTGTTCCTTTCATCGAATAGATTATCCGAAATTGAGAATTTATCTCACCTGAAAAATCTTATCATTCTTGAACTGGGTGATAACaaaataagagaaattaaaaatctagaCGGGTTGAACAACCtgacgaatttatttttcggtaAGAACAAAATTACCACAatacaaaatctcgaaaatttgacaaatctCAAAGTAATCAGTCTGCAAGACAACCGtcttacaaaaattgaaaatttgcaaactcTAACCAAACTGGAGCAGCTCTACTTGTCAGAAAATGGCTTAACATGCATCCAAGGCTTGGATAATTGCCCAGATATAACAACACTTGATGTTGCTAAtaacagaattaaaaaaattcaaaacattgACCATTTGAATAACCTCGAAGATTTTTGG ATGAACGATAATCACGTAGAGGATTGGGCTACTGTGGAAAATTTGACAGCTAATAAAAAACTCCAAACAGTGTACCTGGAGAGGAATCCAATAGCGAAAGATCCGAATTATAGAcggaaaatgaaacttttacTACCTTGGCTTCCACAATTGGATGCGACACTATGTAGATGA
- the LOC124187709 gene encoding protein transport protein SFT2 — translation MADLNKELNEYLLSSKNEKQFKIGIPSVSIPKPSLGKWLGRGEEEPQEEAGWFKETKKDCCPSMTRLQRLTAFAVCFFMGVLCFCLSAIYIPVLLLKARKFALLYSLGSLFFLMSFCFLWGPMSYLRSLFTAERRCFTISYFTTLIGTLYFALHLQSTPFTVLCAVMQLIAMLSFLVSHIPGGTSGLMFFTRMFKSSVSSTLPV, via the exons ATGGCCGACCTGAACAAAGAGTTGAATGAATATCTTCTCAgcagtaaaaatgaaaagcaaTTCAAAATTGGTATACCCTCGGTATCGATACCGAAACCGTCTTTGGGAAAATGGCTAGGAAGAGGGGAAGAGGAGCCGCAAGAGGAGGCTGGATGGTTCAAAGAGACTAAGAAGGACTGCTGTCCCAGCATG ACAAGACTGCAACGACTGACTGCCTTTGCTGTATGCTTCTTCATGGGAGTTCTGTGCTTCTGTTTGTCTGCAATCTACATTCCTGTGTTGCTGCTGAAAGCAAGAAAATTTGCATTACTCTACTCCCTAGGAAGCCTGTTCTTTCTGATGAg CTTCTGCTTTTTATGGGGTCCAATGAGTTATCTGCGATCGCTTTTCACCGCAGAAAGAAGGTGCTTCACTATTTCATACTTTACAACGTTGATCGGCACCCTTTACTTCGCGTTGCATTTACAGTCGACACCGTTCACAGTTCTGTGCGCGGTAATGCAGCTGATAGCCATGCTGTCTTTTTTGGTTAGCCATATTCCGGGCGGTACATCAGGACTCATGTTTTTCACAAGGATGTTCAAATCTTCTGTTAGCTCAACTCTGCCCGTATGA
- the LOC124187708 gene encoding sentrin-specific protease 8, translating to MSKKTDKSNSIVLSYRDSLLRETDVQLLQGPHWINDAVIGFYFEYLGEKMDEQSEGLLFVSPELTQLLKLTDPSDYGMLLEPIRAKSRSFVFFPLNNCDDKESPGGTHWSLLVYSKLERICFHFDSSKGMNSQVARNFATSIADYFGIKRLGSYLEVDTPQQSNGYDCGLYVLCTTELVAIHAASKSQVKGCDFLGLEALVNGKRKHLIELINYLRNDES from the coding sequence ATGTCTAAGAAAACTGACAAGAGTAACAGCATTGTCTTGAGCTATCGAGACAGCCTGCTAAGAGAGACTGACGTGCAGCTCCTGCAAGGGCCGCATTGGATTAATGATGCAGTTATTGGATTTTACTTTGAATACCTGGGTGAGAAAATGGATGAGCAGTCCGAAGGTTTATTATTCGTTAGCCCAGAATTAACTCAACTGCTGAAACTCACAGACCCCTCGGATTATGGCATGCTGTTAGAACCCATTAGAGCAAAGTCAAGATCATTCGTATTCTTTCCATTAAATAACTGCGACGATAAGGAAAGTCCTGGTGGCACCCATTGGAGCCTACTTGTATATTCTAAGCTGGAAAGGATATGCTTTCACTTTGACTCATCTAAAGGTATGAACAGTCAAGTTGCAAGAAATTTTGCAACAAGTATTGCAGACTACTTTGGCATAAAGAGATTGGGATCATACCTTGAAGTTGATACACCACAGCAAAGTAATGGCTATGACTGTGGACTATATGTTTTATGCACTACGGAGTTAGTTGCCATTCACGCAGCCTCAAAGTCACAAGTTAAAGGATGTGACTTTTTAGGCCTTGAAGCATTGGTTAATGGAAAGCGGAAACACTTGATAGAACTGATTAATTATTTGAGAAACGACGAATCATAG
- the LOC124187704 gene encoding fatty-acid amide hydrolase 2-A isoform X4: MSSKNRKEKPKMKPIIQVVNLFHRVVELIASGVFSLIAYFCHPKECQPPIKNRILLYSASTLAAQIRQQEITSEEVVQAYIDRINEIQPILNCVVEGRFEEALEEARKCDKMLRSSNAPSIKVLTMEKPFLGVPFTTKDCIAIAGMKQTAGLVVRKNTVSDRDAETVKLMRAAGAIPIAKTNVSELAMWWESSNCIYGTSRNPYNTRHIVGGSSGGEGALIAAAGSPFGIGSDIGGSIRMPCFFNGIFGHKTTRGVVSNEGQYPSPHHEEQDVLLSLGPMCRNPFDLIPMLRVLAGKNASMLNLDSKVDLSKLKIYYMEDDGGQLLVSPVEPEIKEAMYRVIDYFARVHKVKAKKVDLKKMKKSTDLWLANMSTKDARGFAYELSNRTGVLNIWWKLAQWFTFMGPHTLIALITVLVESFGIKFGSEKHTKLIQQSRDLYLEFKDMLDDGGIFLYPTHPTAAPMHHEPLIKPFNFSYTAIINVLGVPSTACPLGLNQNGLPIGIQVIGGMYQDHLTLAVAEEIGRAFGGWVPPPLIENGATIEVPTDIALYT; encoded by the exons ATGTCAAGCAAAAACAGAAAGGAAAAGCCAAAAATGAAACCAATAATTCAAGTTGTCAACCTTTTCCACCGGGTTGTCGAGTTGATAGCAAGTGGAGTGTTCAGCTTGATTGCGTATTTCTGTCATCCTAAGGAATGTCAACCTCCGATAAAGAACCGTATCTTGTTGTACAGTGCCTCGACTTTAGCTGCTCAGATCAGGCAACAAGAG ATCACTTCGGAAGAAGTAGTTCAAGCCTACATAGATAGAATTAACGAAATTCAACCAATCTTAAATTGCGTCGTCGAAGGTCGTTTTGAAGAGGCACTAGAGGAAGCTCGAAAATGCGATAAAATGCTGAGATCGTCAAACGCACCATCCATCAAAGTTTTAACAATGGAGAAACCGTTTCTTGGAGTGCCATTTACGACAAAG GACTGTATTGCTATTGCGGGAATGAAACAGACCGCTGGATTAGTTGTTCGTAAAAATACAGTATCTGATAGAGATGCGGAGACTGTAAAATTAATGAGGGCTGCTGGTGCTATACCTATTGCTAAAACTAACGTTTCTGAGTTGGCCATGTGGTGGGAGAGCAGCAATTGCATATACGGAACAAGTAGGAACCCCTACAACACAAG gCACATTGTTGGAGGTTCGTCTGGCGGTGAAGGTGCTTTGATAGCAGCAGCAGGTTCACCATTTGGAATTGGTTCGGATATTGGAGGGTCGATACGTATGCCTTGTTTTTTCAATGGTATTTTTGGACATAAGACGACAAGGG GGGTTGTTTCAAATGAGGGTCAATATCCGAGTCCTCATCATGAAGAACAGGACGTTCTTCTCAGCCTTGGTCCGATGTGCAGAAATCCGTTTGACTTGATTCCTATGCTCAGAGTATTAGCTGGAAAGAATGCCAGTATGCTTAATCTAGATAGTAAAGTGGATCTTTCCAAATTGAAG ATTTATTATATGGAAGATGATGGTGGGCAGCTATTGGTGAGCCCAGTTGAGCCTGAAATAAAAGAGGCAATGTATCGCGTCATTGATTACTTCGCCAGAGTTCACAAGGTGAAGGCAAAAAAAGTAGAtttaaaaaagatgaaaaagagTACTGACCTCTGGTTGGCAAACATGAGTACAAAGGATGCGAGAGGATTTGCATATGAATTGTCCAACCGGACAGGAGTGCTGAATATATGGTGGAAGTTGGCTCAATGGTTCACCTTTATGGGCCCTCATACATTGATCGCATTGATCACTGTACTAGTTGAAAGTTTCGGAATTAAATTCGGGAGCGAAAAACATACGAAACTTATTCAGCAAAGTAGAGATCTTTATCTAGAGTTTAAG GACATGCTAGACGACGGCggcatatttttatatcccACACATCCCACCGCAGCGCCGATGCATCATGAGCCACTGATCAAaccatttaatttttcttatactgCAATTATCAACGTCTTGGGTGTGCCTTCAACAGCTTGCCCATTGGGTCTTAATCAAAACGGTCTTCCTATTGGTATACAG GTTATTGGCGGTATGTATCAAGATCATTTAACCCTTGCTGTCGCGGAAGAAATTGGACGAGCATTTGGTGGGTGGGTTCCACCGCCGCTTATCGAAAACGGTGCGACGATCGAAGTTCCAACAGATATTGCACTGTATACATGA
- the LOC124187704 gene encoding fatty-acid amide hydrolase 2-A isoform X3 codes for MTQMSSKNRKEKPKMKPIIQVVNLFHRVVELIASGVFSLIAYFCHPKECQPPIKNRILLYSASTLAAQIRQQEITSEEVVQAYIDRINEIQPILNCVVEGRFEEALEEARKCDKMLRSSNAPSIKVLTMEKPFLGVPFTTKDCIAIAGMKQTAGLVVRKNTVSDRDAETVKLMRAAGAIPIAKTNVSELAMWWESSNCIYGTSRNPYNTRHIVGGSSGGEGALIAAAGSPFGIGSDIGGSIRMPCFFNGIFGHKTTRGVVSNEGQYPSPHHEEQDVLLSLGPMCRNPFDLIPMLRVLAGKNASMLNLDSKVDLSKLKIYYMEDDGGQLLVSPVEPEIKEAMYRVIDYFARVHKVKAKKVDLKKMKKSTDLWLANMSTKDARGFAYELSNRTGVLNIWWKLAQWFTFMGPHTLIALITVLVESFGIKFGSEKHTKLIQQSRDLYLEFKDMLDDGGIFLYPTHPTAAPMHHEPLIKPFNFSYTAIINVLGVPSTACPLGLNQNGLPIGIQVIGGMYQDHLTLAVAEEIGRAFGGWVPPPLIENGATIEVPTDIALYT; via the exons AT GACACAGATGTCAAGCAAAAACAGAAAGGAAAAGCCAAAAATGAAACCAATAATTCAAGTTGTCAACCTTTTCCACCGGGTTGTCGAGTTGATAGCAAGTGGAGTGTTCAGCTTGATTGCGTATTTCTGTCATCCTAAGGAATGTCAACCTCCGATAAAGAACCGTATCTTGTTGTACAGTGCCTCGACTTTAGCTGCTCAGATCAGGCAACAAGAG ATCACTTCGGAAGAAGTAGTTCAAGCCTACATAGATAGAATTAACGAAATTCAACCAATCTTAAATTGCGTCGTCGAAGGTCGTTTTGAAGAGGCACTAGAGGAAGCTCGAAAATGCGATAAAATGCTGAGATCGTCAAACGCACCATCCATCAAAGTTTTAACAATGGAGAAACCGTTTCTTGGAGTGCCATTTACGACAAAG GACTGTATTGCTATTGCGGGAATGAAACAGACCGCTGGATTAGTTGTTCGTAAAAATACAGTATCTGATAGAGATGCGGAGACTGTAAAATTAATGAGGGCTGCTGGTGCTATACCTATTGCTAAAACTAACGTTTCTGAGTTGGCCATGTGGTGGGAGAGCAGCAATTGCATATACGGAACAAGTAGGAACCCCTACAACACAAG gCACATTGTTGGAGGTTCGTCTGGCGGTGAAGGTGCTTTGATAGCAGCAGCAGGTTCACCATTTGGAATTGGTTCGGATATTGGAGGGTCGATACGTATGCCTTGTTTTTTCAATGGTATTTTTGGACATAAGACGACAAGGG GGGTTGTTTCAAATGAGGGTCAATATCCGAGTCCTCATCATGAAGAACAGGACGTTCTTCTCAGCCTTGGTCCGATGTGCAGAAATCCGTTTGACTTGATTCCTATGCTCAGAGTATTAGCTGGAAAGAATGCCAGTATGCTTAATCTAGATAGTAAAGTGGATCTTTCCAAATTGAAG ATTTATTATATGGAAGATGATGGTGGGCAGCTATTGGTGAGCCCAGTTGAGCCTGAAATAAAAGAGGCAATGTATCGCGTCATTGATTACTTCGCCAGAGTTCACAAGGTGAAGGCAAAAAAAGTAGAtttaaaaaagatgaaaaagagTACTGACCTCTGGTTGGCAAACATGAGTACAAAGGATGCGAGAGGATTTGCATATGAATTGTCCAACCGGACAGGAGTGCTGAATATATGGTGGAAGTTGGCTCAATGGTTCACCTTTATGGGCCCTCATACATTGATCGCATTGATCACTGTACTAGTTGAAAGTTTCGGAATTAAATTCGGGAGCGAAAAACATACGAAACTTATTCAGCAAAGTAGAGATCTTTATCTAGAGTTTAAG GACATGCTAGACGACGGCggcatatttttatatcccACACATCCCACCGCAGCGCCGATGCATCATGAGCCACTGATCAAaccatttaatttttcttatactgCAATTATCAACGTCTTGGGTGTGCCTTCAACAGCTTGCCCATTGGGTCTTAATCAAAACGGTCTTCCTATTGGTATACAG GTTATTGGCGGTATGTATCAAGATCATTTAACCCTTGCTGTCGCGGAAGAAATTGGACGAGCATTTGGTGGGTGGGTTCCACCGCCGCTTATCGAAAACGGTGCGACGATCGAAGTTCCAACAGATATTGCACTGTATACATGA
- the LOC124187704 gene encoding fatty-acid amide hydrolase 2-A isoform X1 — MKYERRCIRRMSSKNRKEKPKMKPIIQVVNLFHRVVELIASGVFSLIAYFCHPKECQPPIKNRILLYSASTLAAQIRQQEITSEEVVQAYIDRINEIQPILNCVVEGRFEEALEEARKCDKMLRSSNAPSIKVLTMEKPFLGVPFTTKDCIAIAGMKQTAGLVVRKNTVSDRDAETVKLMRAAGAIPIAKTNVSELAMWWESSNCIYGTSRNPYNTRHIVGGSSGGEGALIAAAGSPFGIGSDIGGSIRMPCFFNGIFGHKTTRGVVSNEGQYPSPHHEEQDVLLSLGPMCRNPFDLIPMLRVLAGKNASMLNLDSKVDLSKLKIYYMEDDGGQLLVSPVEPEIKEAMYRVIDYFARVHKVKAKKVDLKKMKKSTDLWLANMSTKDARGFAYELSNRTGVLNIWWKLAQWFTFMGPHTLIALITVLVESFGIKFGSEKHTKLIQQSRDLYLEFKDMLDDGGIFLYPTHPTAAPMHHEPLIKPFNFSYTAIINVLGVPSTACPLGLNQNGLPIGIQVIGGMYQDHLTLAVAEEIGRAFGGWVPPPLIENGATIEVPTDIALYT; from the exons ATGAAATACGAGCGCAGGTGCATTCGGCGC ATGTCAAGCAAAAACAGAAAGGAAAAGCCAAAAATGAAACCAATAATTCAAGTTGTCAACCTTTTCCACCGGGTTGTCGAGTTGATAGCAAGTGGAGTGTTCAGCTTGATTGCGTATTTCTGTCATCCTAAGGAATGTCAACCTCCGATAAAGAACCGTATCTTGTTGTACAGTGCCTCGACTTTAGCTGCTCAGATCAGGCAACAAGAG ATCACTTCGGAAGAAGTAGTTCAAGCCTACATAGATAGAATTAACGAAATTCAACCAATCTTAAATTGCGTCGTCGAAGGTCGTTTTGAAGAGGCACTAGAGGAAGCTCGAAAATGCGATAAAATGCTGAGATCGTCAAACGCACCATCCATCAAAGTTTTAACAATGGAGAAACCGTTTCTTGGAGTGCCATTTACGACAAAG GACTGTATTGCTATTGCGGGAATGAAACAGACCGCTGGATTAGTTGTTCGTAAAAATACAGTATCTGATAGAGATGCGGAGACTGTAAAATTAATGAGGGCTGCTGGTGCTATACCTATTGCTAAAACTAACGTTTCTGAGTTGGCCATGTGGTGGGAGAGCAGCAATTGCATATACGGAACAAGTAGGAACCCCTACAACACAAG gCACATTGTTGGAGGTTCGTCTGGCGGTGAAGGTGCTTTGATAGCAGCAGCAGGTTCACCATTTGGAATTGGTTCGGATATTGGAGGGTCGATACGTATGCCTTGTTTTTTCAATGGTATTTTTGGACATAAGACGACAAGGG GGGTTGTTTCAAATGAGGGTCAATATCCGAGTCCTCATCATGAAGAACAGGACGTTCTTCTCAGCCTTGGTCCGATGTGCAGAAATCCGTTTGACTTGATTCCTATGCTCAGAGTATTAGCTGGAAAGAATGCCAGTATGCTTAATCTAGATAGTAAAGTGGATCTTTCCAAATTGAAG ATTTATTATATGGAAGATGATGGTGGGCAGCTATTGGTGAGCCCAGTTGAGCCTGAAATAAAAGAGGCAATGTATCGCGTCATTGATTACTTCGCCAGAGTTCACAAGGTGAAGGCAAAAAAAGTAGAtttaaaaaagatgaaaaagagTACTGACCTCTGGTTGGCAAACATGAGTACAAAGGATGCGAGAGGATTTGCATATGAATTGTCCAACCGGACAGGAGTGCTGAATATATGGTGGAAGTTGGCTCAATGGTTCACCTTTATGGGCCCTCATACATTGATCGCATTGATCACTGTACTAGTTGAAAGTTTCGGAATTAAATTCGGGAGCGAAAAACATACGAAACTTATTCAGCAAAGTAGAGATCTTTATCTAGAGTTTAAG GACATGCTAGACGACGGCggcatatttttatatcccACACATCCCACCGCAGCGCCGATGCATCATGAGCCACTGATCAAaccatttaatttttcttatactgCAATTATCAACGTCTTGGGTGTGCCTTCAACAGCTTGCCCATTGGGTCTTAATCAAAACGGTCTTCCTATTGGTATACAG GTTATTGGCGGTATGTATCAAGATCATTTAACCCTTGCTGTCGCGGAAGAAATTGGACGAGCATTTGGTGGGTGGGTTCCACCGCCGCTTATCGAAAACGGTGCGACGATCGAAGTTCCAACAGATATTGCACTGTATACATGA
- the LOC124187704 gene encoding fatty-acid amide hydrolase 2-A isoform X2 gives MSEFKRTQMSSKNRKEKPKMKPIIQVVNLFHRVVELIASGVFSLIAYFCHPKECQPPIKNRILLYSASTLAAQIRQQEITSEEVVQAYIDRINEIQPILNCVVEGRFEEALEEARKCDKMLRSSNAPSIKVLTMEKPFLGVPFTTKDCIAIAGMKQTAGLVVRKNTVSDRDAETVKLMRAAGAIPIAKTNVSELAMWWESSNCIYGTSRNPYNTRHIVGGSSGGEGALIAAAGSPFGIGSDIGGSIRMPCFFNGIFGHKTTRGVVSNEGQYPSPHHEEQDVLLSLGPMCRNPFDLIPMLRVLAGKNASMLNLDSKVDLSKLKIYYMEDDGGQLLVSPVEPEIKEAMYRVIDYFARVHKVKAKKVDLKKMKKSTDLWLANMSTKDARGFAYELSNRTGVLNIWWKLAQWFTFMGPHTLIALITVLVESFGIKFGSEKHTKLIQQSRDLYLEFKDMLDDGGIFLYPTHPTAAPMHHEPLIKPFNFSYTAIINVLGVPSTACPLGLNQNGLPIGIQVIGGMYQDHLTLAVAEEIGRAFGGWVPPPLIENGATIEVPTDIALYT, from the exons ATGAGCGAGTTTAAGAG GACACAGATGTCAAGCAAAAACAGAAAGGAAAAGCCAAAAATGAAACCAATAATTCAAGTTGTCAACCTTTTCCACCGGGTTGTCGAGTTGATAGCAAGTGGAGTGTTCAGCTTGATTGCGTATTTCTGTCATCCTAAGGAATGTCAACCTCCGATAAAGAACCGTATCTTGTTGTACAGTGCCTCGACTTTAGCTGCTCAGATCAGGCAACAAGAG ATCACTTCGGAAGAAGTAGTTCAAGCCTACATAGATAGAATTAACGAAATTCAACCAATCTTAAATTGCGTCGTCGAAGGTCGTTTTGAAGAGGCACTAGAGGAAGCTCGAAAATGCGATAAAATGCTGAGATCGTCAAACGCACCATCCATCAAAGTTTTAACAATGGAGAAACCGTTTCTTGGAGTGCCATTTACGACAAAG GACTGTATTGCTATTGCGGGAATGAAACAGACCGCTGGATTAGTTGTTCGTAAAAATACAGTATCTGATAGAGATGCGGAGACTGTAAAATTAATGAGGGCTGCTGGTGCTATACCTATTGCTAAAACTAACGTTTCTGAGTTGGCCATGTGGTGGGAGAGCAGCAATTGCATATACGGAACAAGTAGGAACCCCTACAACACAAG gCACATTGTTGGAGGTTCGTCTGGCGGTGAAGGTGCTTTGATAGCAGCAGCAGGTTCACCATTTGGAATTGGTTCGGATATTGGAGGGTCGATACGTATGCCTTGTTTTTTCAATGGTATTTTTGGACATAAGACGACAAGGG GGGTTGTTTCAAATGAGGGTCAATATCCGAGTCCTCATCATGAAGAACAGGACGTTCTTCTCAGCCTTGGTCCGATGTGCAGAAATCCGTTTGACTTGATTCCTATGCTCAGAGTATTAGCTGGAAAGAATGCCAGTATGCTTAATCTAGATAGTAAAGTGGATCTTTCCAAATTGAAG ATTTATTATATGGAAGATGATGGTGGGCAGCTATTGGTGAGCCCAGTTGAGCCTGAAATAAAAGAGGCAATGTATCGCGTCATTGATTACTTCGCCAGAGTTCACAAGGTGAAGGCAAAAAAAGTAGAtttaaaaaagatgaaaaagagTACTGACCTCTGGTTGGCAAACATGAGTACAAAGGATGCGAGAGGATTTGCATATGAATTGTCCAACCGGACAGGAGTGCTGAATATATGGTGGAAGTTGGCTCAATGGTTCACCTTTATGGGCCCTCATACATTGATCGCATTGATCACTGTACTAGTTGAAAGTTTCGGAATTAAATTCGGGAGCGAAAAACATACGAAACTTATTCAGCAAAGTAGAGATCTTTATCTAGAGTTTAAG GACATGCTAGACGACGGCggcatatttttatatcccACACATCCCACCGCAGCGCCGATGCATCATGAGCCACTGATCAAaccatttaatttttcttatactgCAATTATCAACGTCTTGGGTGTGCCTTCAACAGCTTGCCCATTGGGTCTTAATCAAAACGGTCTTCCTATTGGTATACAG GTTATTGGCGGTATGTATCAAGATCATTTAACCCTTGCTGTCGCGGAAGAAATTGGACGAGCATTTGGTGGGTGGGTTCCACCGCCGCTTATCGAAAACGGTGCGACGATCGAAGTTCCAACAGATATTGCACTGTATACATGA